One segment of Tamlana crocina DNA contains the following:
- a CDS encoding SusC/RagA family TonB-linked outer membrane protein, with translation MKLNYTGLMVLFLTLSIQFSFAQKKQITGSVLDANGMPLPGVTIVVEGANTGATSNFDGEYQITGAIGDVLRFSYVGMETQRVTLGESEEVNVTMVEDVESLDAVVVTGYQNVRRELFTGASQTIKAADVKLDGVADVSRALEGRAAGVSVQNVTGTFGAAPRITIRGSSSILGDTKPIWIIDGVIQEEIVNLSVSDLVSGDANTLLSSAVAGLNASDIESFEILKDASATALYGARALNGVVVITTKTGKKNQKPTFNYSAEYAVRDIPRYGNYDLLNSQETVSVYREMESKGFLDMPSSFQGRYGGIYNIMYRAIDNYDENTGTFGLENTPEARAQFLQQYELANSDWFKTLFNTAPTQTHTLSFSSGGENATSYASLGYYTDGGWSVADRVRRITGNLRNTYYMADDKLKVTVQMQGSIRNQLAPGTFAREEDLVSGSYTRDFDINPFSYAINTSRALRPRDNDGNLEYSRYNWAPFNILDELDNNGIELNVSDIKFQGQGEYKINENLTYNFLGSARYVTSNGEHSITENSNVAAAYRSNETTIVQDANVFLFTDPDKPNSRPYVVLPVGGILKTSKNTLVTYTFRNTLDYIKRFKEGVHGLRVYGGQEFRYTDRTSSENTGYGYQFNRGGTVFTHPDILRKAILEGNPYFASAETRQREVSFFANATYDYNKKYVLNLTGNYEGSNRAGKSSDSRWLPTYTIGGKWNVHREDFLSDSDVISNLAFRPSYGLVGLLADNATNNLAVFRSQITDRFNSNDRENYIDIEDLQNSELTWEKTLELNLGVDLGLFNNRITMNFDAYFRKGKDLIDLIRTTGIGGESIKLGNNSEMTTNGVEFQLNTVNINSETFQWRTGFNISHFNQEVTSLKQEANVFDLVTGTGRGNAIGYPKGSLFSFNFEGLNEYGLPTFLTEDPDFNPAKPYDLIDFQDTDNVLDYLVYEGATEPNISGGLSNNFKYKNWDLSFFISFSAGNKVRLAPAYKSEYTDLDVFPREFVNRWLVPGDEAITDVPAIASLSVLQSFGDNEVERAYNAYNYSTARTADGDFIRMKNISLGYTFDTATTSRLGISNFRLSLQSTNPFLIYSDSKLGGQDPEFFRSGGVAYPISRLFTFSLNIGF, from the coding sequence ATGAAATTAAATTACACTGGGTTGATGGTGCTTTTCCTGACACTTTCAATCCAATTTTCTTTTGCACAGAAGAAGCAAATTACCGGTTCTGTGTTAGATGCCAACGGCATGCCCCTCCCAGGAGTAACGATTGTTGTGGAAGGGGCCAATACGGGAGCTACTTCAAATTTTGATGGCGAATACCAAATTACGGGAGCCATTGGCGATGTTTTAAGGTTTAGCTATGTAGGTATGGAAACCCAGCGTGTTACCTTGGGGGAAAGCGAGGAGGTTAACGTTACCATGGTAGAAGACGTTGAAAGTTTAGATGCCGTGGTAGTAACGGGTTATCAAAACGTGAGGCGCGAACTTTTTACAGGGGCATCGCAAACCATTAAGGCTGCCGATGTAAAACTAGATGGTGTTGCTGATGTGTCGCGGGCACTTGAAGGTAGGGCTGCCGGGGTAAGCGTGCAAAACGTTACCGGAACCTTTGGTGCTGCACCGAGGATTACCATCCGTGGATCGTCGTCTATACTAGGAGATACTAAACCTATTTGGATTATTGATGGTGTTATTCAAGAAGAAATTGTAAATCTTTCGGTTTCCGATTTGGTTTCTGGTGATGCCAATACCTTACTAAGTTCGGCAGTGGCGGGCTTAAATGCTTCAGATATTGAAAGTTTTGAAATTCTAAAAGATGCTTCGGCTACAGCATTGTATGGGGCGAGGGCACTTAACGGGGTTGTGGTTATCACCACTAAAACTGGTAAGAAGAACCAAAAACCAACTTTTAATTATTCTGCGGAATATGCCGTTAGGGACATACCAAGATACGGTAATTACGATTTACTCAACTCGCAAGAAACCGTTTCAGTTTACAGAGAAATGGAGTCTAAGGGCTTTTTGGATATGCCATCATCATTTCAAGGGCGTTACGGCGGTATATACAATATTATGTATCGGGCCATTGATAATTACGACGAAAACACTGGAACCTTCGGACTTGAGAACACGCCTGAAGCACGTGCTCAATTTTTGCAACAGTACGAGTTAGCTAATAGCGATTGGTTTAAAACCTTGTTTAATACAGCGCCAACACAAACGCACACGCTTAGCTTTTCCAGCGGCGGCGAAAATGCTACATCGTATGCTTCGTTAGGCTATTATACAGATGGCGGCTGGAGCGTTGCAGATAGAGTGAGGCGTATTACGGGTAATCTGCGAAATACTTATTATATGGCAGACGACAAACTTAAGGTGACGGTGCAAATGCAAGGGTCTATTAGAAACCAGCTCGCTCCGGGTACATTTGCCCGAGAGGAAGATTTGGTTAGCGGGTCTTACACCCGAGATTTCGATATCAACCCTTTTAGTTACGCAATTAATACGAGTCGTGCTTTGCGCCCAAGAGACAACGACGGAAATTTGGAATATTCCAGATACAATTGGGCGCCTTTCAATATATTGGATGAATTGGATAACAATGGGATAGAACTTAACGTCTCCGATATAAAATTCCAAGGGCAGGGAGAGTACAAAATTAACGAAAACCTTACTTACAATTTCTTGGGGTCGGCCCGGTACGTAACTTCCAATGGAGAGCATTCTATCACAGAAAACTCGAATGTGGCGGCGGCCTATAGATCAAACGAAACCACTATTGTACAGGATGCCAATGTGTTTTTGTTTACCGATCCCGATAAACCAAACTCAAGACCTTATGTCGTGCTGCCGGTTGGGGGAATTTTAAAAACTTCTAAAAACACCTTGGTAACCTACACCTTTAGGAATACCTTAGATTACATAAAACGTTTTAAAGAAGGTGTGCATGGCTTAAGGGTATATGGTGGGCAAGAATTCCGGTACACCGATAGGACTTCAAGTGAAAATACAGGTTATGGATACCAATTTAATAGGGGTGGCACGGTATTTACGCATCCCGATATTTTACGAAAAGCCATTTTAGAAGGCAATCCATATTTTGCCTCTGCAGAAACCAGACAGCGCGAAGTATCGTTTTTTGCCAATGCAACTTACGATTACAACAAAAAGTATGTGCTAAACTTAACGGGAAATTACGAAGGCTCCAACCGGGCAGGAAAATCGTCAGACTCTAGATGGTTGCCTACATATACCATAGGAGGTAAATGGAACGTGCATAGAGAGGACTTTTTAAGTGACTCCGATGTGATTTCAAATTTAGCTTTTAGACCTAGTTACGGACTTGTAGGGCTCTTGGCCGATAACGCCACGAATAACCTTGCTGTTTTTAGAAGCCAAATTACCGACCGTTTTAATAGTAACGACCGTGAAAACTATATCGATATTGAAGACCTTCAAAACTCAGAGTTGACTTGGGAAAAAACACTCGAACTCAACTTGGGGGTGGATCTTGGCCTTTTCAATAATAGGATAACAATGAATTTTGATGCCTACTTTAGAAAAGGAAAAGACCTGATAGATTTAATTAGAACTACCGGTATAGGTGGAGAATCCATTAAATTGGGTAACAATTCTGAAATGACCACAAACGGTGTAGAATTTCAATTGAATACCGTAAATATCAATTCTGAGACATTTCAATGGCGCACAGGATTTAACATTTCGCACTTCAATCAAGAGGTTACTTCACTAAAACAAGAAGCTAATGTATTCGATTTAGTAACTGGAACAGGAAGGGGTAATGCGATAGGCTACCCTAAAGGCTCGCTTTTCTCATTTAATTTTGAAGGACTTAACGAATATGGGTTGCCTACATTTTTAACCGAAGACCCCGATTTTAATCCGGCGAAACCTTATGATTTGATTGACTTTCAAGATACGGACAATGTGTTGGATTACTTAGTTTATGAAGGCGCAACCGAACCAAATATATCAGGAGGACTTTCAAATAACTTTAAGTACAAAAACTGGGATTTGAGTTTCTTCATTTCTTTTTCGGCAGGAAATAAAGTGAGATTGGCGCCTGCCTACAAATCGGAATATACCGATTTGGACGTTTTTCCTCGTGAGTTTGTTAACCGTTGGCTTGTTCCTGGCGACGAAGCCATTACCGATGTGCCGGCAATAGCCTCGTTAAGCGTTTTGCAATCGTTTGGAGATAACGAAGTAGAAAGGGCTTATAATGCATACAATTATTCTACCGCAAGAACAGCTGACGGCGATTTTATAAGAATGAAAAACATATCGCTGGGTTATACGTTCGATACAGCAACAACCAGCCGATTGGGTATTTCTAATTTTAGGTTGAGTTTGCAAAGCACCAACCCCTTCTTGATCTATTCAGATTCTAAGTTAGGAGGGCAAGATCCCGAGTTTTTCAGGTCGGGTGGTGTGGCTTACCCTATTTCGAGGTTGTTTACATTTTCACTTAACATTGGGTTTTAA
- a CDS encoding RagB/SusD family nutrient uptake outer membrane protein: MKNIQFKIISVLITALLASSCSDVLDETPDNRIENIDSADKIAELLVGAYPEAAYVSFLEPMSDNAGDKGPSADTGIDFVTTLNQRMFFWDDFNDVDEDTPTNYWNSAYKAIAQANQALVSIEALGGGTEYDYLKGEALLCRAYAHFMLVSIFSKSYNPSTADTDMGIPYIVEPETVLLGDYERGSVASVYQNIKADIENGLPLIENEGYNVEAFHFNTKAANAFASRFYLHTGEWEKVITHSNLALNNGGALVLRDWENEYSPRTYSEQTFRYTSSTQEPANLLLVSAESLYNRYHFSARYQLNSTLAGQLFFGGNILGKAWSFDVYGSGDLFYNVPKYQEYFKVTNQAAGTGNAFVTFVLFSTDEVLLNRAEAYAMLGQFESATADINLSLSVKTAGYNPEEDELTAADIAQIYQGFPVSVYTPFYPISETSLPFVAAILDIKRTVFYNDGLRWFDVKRHQMEVRHSDILGNVYTLTKDDNRRQLQIPEAAQSFGITPNPR, from the coding sequence ATGAAAAATATACAGTTTAAAATAATAAGCGTTTTGATTACAGCATTGCTCGCTTCTTCCTGTAGCGATGTACTGGACGAAACGCCAGATAACAGAATTGAGAATATCGATTCGGCCGATAAAATTGCGGAACTGCTCGTGGGAGCCTATCCAGAAGCAGCCTATGTGAGCTTCCTCGAACCTATGTCTGACAATGCAGGAGACAAAGGGCCCAGTGCAGATACTGGAATTGATTTCGTTACAACCCTAAATCAACGTATGTTTTTTTGGGATGATTTTAATGATGTAGATGAAGACACCCCAACCAATTACTGGAATAGTGCTTACAAAGCTATTGCCCAGGCCAATCAGGCTTTGGTATCGATAGAAGCTTTAGGAGGTGGTACTGAATACGACTATTTAAAAGGGGAAGCACTATTGTGTCGTGCCTATGCCCATTTTATGTTGGTAAGTATATTTTCAAAGTCGTACAACCCTTCAACGGCTGATACCGATATGGGCATTCCTTATATTGTTGAGCCAGAAACCGTTCTGCTGGGAGATTATGAAAGAGGAAGTGTTGCTAGCGTATATCAGAATATTAAAGCAGATATAGAAAACGGTTTGCCCTTAATCGAAAATGAGGGTTACAATGTAGAGGCATTCCATTTTAACACAAAAGCGGCCAATGCATTTGCTTCACGTTTTTATTTGCATACCGGAGAATGGGAAAAAGTGATTACACACAGTAATTTAGCTTTAAATAATGGAGGGGCGTTGGTTTTGCGCGATTGGGAGAACGAATATAGTCCAAGAACGTACAGCGAGCAAACGTTTCGTTATACCTCCTCAACACAAGAACCTGCCAACTTGTTGTTGGTTTCGGCCGAATCTTTGTACAATAGATACCATTTTTCGGCAAGATACCAGTTGAATAGTACACTTGCGGGTCAGCTATTCTTTGGAGGAAATATTTTAGGTAAAGCTTGGTCTTTTGATGTTTACGGGAGTGGTGATTTGTTTTACAATGTTCCCAAGTATCAAGAATACTTTAAGGTTACCAATCAAGCGGCCGGAACAGGTAATGCTTTTGTAACTTTTGTGTTGTTTTCAACAGACGAAGTTTTGCTCAATAGAGCAGAGGCTTATGCCATGTTGGGGCAATTTGAAAGTGCTACGGCCGATATCAATTTGTCGTTATCGGTAAAAACCGCAGGATATAACCCAGAAGAGGATGAGTTGACGGCGGCCGATATTGCACAAATATATCAAGGTTTTCCGGTGTCAGTTTACACGCCGTTTTATCCTATCTCGGAAACTTCACTACCTTTTGTTGCCGCTATCCTAGATATTAAAAGAACTGTTTTTTATAATGACGGCCTTAGGTGGTTCGATGTAAAAAGACATCAAATGGAAGTGAGGCACTCCGATATTTTGGGCAATGTTTATACTTTGACTAAAGACGATAACCGAAGACAATTGCAAATACCAGAGGCGGCGCAGTCGTTTGGTATTACCCCAAACCCAAGATAG
- a CDS encoding substrate import-associated zinc metallohydrolase lipoprotein — MKKSITFTITFAVFLVLMSCNTGEESVGESQIDTNPPILNDLDIWLRSNFVQPYNIEIQYKWDINDTDVDRFLHPPYEYSVQPVAEALLKAWIEPYTQVGGKDFIKKIAPRQFTFAGSFNYNPNSPTITLGVAEAGTKITLFNIDYLDFTNINSIKQPLKTVHHEYGHILNQNVPIDPAYGQVNPENYTAQWFNIGITEANPNPTTEEQNMAARELGYITAYGSSQESEDFVEMVSEMLTNSKEEFDAMVESIQNEEAKAFIRIKEAMVAEYFQVNFDIDIYELQALTAAATQELVN; from the coding sequence ATGAAAAAAAGTATAACCTTTACAATAACGTTCGCTGTTTTTTTGGTGTTGATGTCGTGCAACACAGGCGAGGAGTCGGTTGGTGAAAGCCAAATTGATACCAATCCGCCTATTTTAAATGATTTGGATATTTGGTTGCGCAGTAATTTTGTTCAACCTTATAATATAGAGATACAATATAAGTGGGATATAAACGATACCGATGTCGATAGGTTTTTGCATCCGCCATATGAATATAGTGTGCAGCCTGTGGCTGAGGCTTTGTTAAAAGCATGGATAGAACCCTATACCCAAGTGGGGGGCAAAGATTTTATAAAGAAAATTGCCCCAAGGCAATTTACCTTTGCAGGAAGTTTTAACTACAACCCCAATAGCCCGACGATTACATTGGGGGTGGCCGAGGCCGGTACTAAAATTACCTTGTTCAATATTGATTATTTAGATTTTACCAATATTAACAGCATTAAGCAGCCCTTAAAAACGGTGCACCACGAATATGGCCATATTCTCAACCAAAACGTGCCGATTGATCCGGCCTATGGCCAAGTAAACCCAGAAAACTATACGGCCCAGTGGTTTAATATAGGAATAACAGAAGCTAATCCTAACCCTACTACAGAAGAACAAAATATGGCAGCTAGAGAACTAGGTTATATCACTGCCTACGGCTCTAGCCAAGAAAGCGAAGATTTTGTTGAAATGGTTTCAGAAATGCTTACCAATTCAAAAGAAGAGTTTGATGCTATGGTCGAAAGTATTCAAAATGAAGAAGCAAAGGCATTTATTAGAATAAAAGAAGCGATGGTTGCCGAATACTTCCAGGTCAATTTCGATATTGATATATATGAGCTTCAGGCTTTAACAGCGGCAGCAACTCAAGAACTTGTAAACTAA
- a CDS encoding DUF4302 domain-containing protein has translation MKNIYKYSWLICFALFLAITSCNKDNGEELFSESPADRIANQNSELLELLLSENQGYKAVYFSKNDEFGGFTYYMNFNEDGTVRMTSDFDDDTDIQTSSYEVRTGTTTDLVFTTRNHIQKVSNPDHPGLIGTGFKGTSVFQFFGYENGELVFRDVRNKGTALLTLIPSNFSNFEIESVASAETSLQQRQNILPTVSSSVFQILKIENGNEVSNFNLNYDALKLHAKPSVIVEENGVNAIKEFNFGLAFTESGLIISPALEFGGEVYEVFAYNEANNSYVANVNGTTATILFDSAPAIIKEDVNALGTPGHQVFGYFPVDGANPLTSPGFDALVETLNSNLQNDPATSNWSFYGFQYYATPDSDGNVLLVVFLLNPTLGRLEQAAYWFTPEITDNKLYLSFTGFTNGTGNSVFNSMLPILIFFNSQEGLYFTDEGSFSSDLFSYSNLSSTFTSADQPNLRVYGLWYN, from the coding sequence ATGAAAAATATATATAAATACAGTTGGTTAATCTGTTTTGCATTGTTTTTGGCCATAACGTCTTGTAATAAAGATAATGGCGAAGAACTGTTTTCAGAAAGTCCGGCAGATAGAATAGCCAATCAAAATAGCGAGCTTTTAGAATTATTGCTATCTGAAAACCAAGGCTATAAAGCGGTTTACTTTTCTAAAAATGATGAGTTTGGAGGGTTTACCTATTATATGAACTTTAATGAAGATGGTACGGTGAGGATGACATCTGATTTTGATGACGATACCGATATACAAACTTCATCATACGAAGTGCGTACCGGAACCACTACAGATTTGGTGTTCACCACCCGTAACCACATCCAAAAAGTAAGCAACCCAGACCACCCTGGTTTAATTGGGACAGGTTTCAAAGGTACTTCGGTTTTTCAGTTTTTTGGGTACGAAAATGGAGAGTTAGTGTTTCGGGATGTTCGGAATAAAGGCACGGCGCTGTTAACTTTGATACCAAGTAATTTTTCTAATTTCGAAATAGAGAGTGTGGCCAGTGCCGAAACCTCACTGCAACAACGCCAAAATATATTGCCCACGGTCTCTAGCTCGGTGTTTCAAATATTAAAAATTGAAAACGGAAACGAGGTATCCAACTTCAATTTAAATTACGATGCCTTAAAGCTGCATGCTAAGCCTAGTGTTATTGTTGAAGAAAACGGGGTGAACGCCATAAAGGAATTTAATTTCGGACTGGCTTTTACAGAAAGCGGATTGATAATTAGTCCTGCTCTTGAATTTGGAGGAGAGGTTTACGAGGTGTTTGCTTATAACGAAGCTAACAATAGTTACGTGGCTAATGTAAATGGAACTACGGCCACCATTTTATTCGATTCGGCTCCCGCCATTATTAAAGAGGACGTTAATGCGCTTGGTACTCCGGGGCATCAAGTGTTTGGTTATTTTCCGGTAGATGGAGCAAACCCATTAACCTCACCTGGTTTTGATGCATTGGTAGAAACCTTAAATTCAAACTTGCAAAACGACCCTGCTACCTCAAATTGGAGCTTCTATGGATTTCAATATTATGCGACACCAGATTCCGATGGCAATGTATTGCTTGTTGTGTTTTTACTTAACCCCACCTTGGGAAGGCTGGAACAGGCAGCATATTGGTTTACCCCAGAGATAACAGATAACAAATTGTATTTGAGTTTTACGGGTTTTACAAACGGAACTGGAAACAGTGTATTTAATTCAATGCTGCCTATATTGATATTTTTCAATAGCCAAGAAGGGCTATATTTTACAGATGAAGGCTCTTTTTCGTCTGATTTGTTTAGTTACTCCAACTTGTCATCAACCTTTACTAGTGCCGATCAGCCCAATTTAAGGGTTTATGGTTTGTGGTATAATTAA
- a CDS encoding putative porin: MICNNFVKMKEVFLFIFLLSVIPSLQAQDKEVSKPEQRGATVNQDSLKRSSKEKDTLKVASALKRITGIDEATNKGAKIQDYLIISHEKDTTYVDTSLTIQKDYKFNYLRKDNFGLIPFSNLGQTYSSLTRDFESSALMPKFGARARHFNYKEIEDTYYYRVPTPLTELFFKTAFEQGQLVESFFTVNTSPRFNFSIAYKGLRSLGKYQHILTSTGNFSFTSNYQSRNGRYNAQGHIVTQDLMNQENGGLADGSVEPFETGEPEFLDRSILDVNFENAESMLRGKRFYLNHSYNLFNYRGEIGNTQPMADSLNDSIQVLKPRRKFAAKNKLDLRHVISFEDKYFQFDQTTAATGFFGESFNARNLKERATLESFYNKLQLEYYNHILGDFQFNISSSNYNYGYNRLVLLDGQLITNRLKGDVFSAGGKYQKQYKGFNLQGELGVNVSGDFEGNFFKAAASFKLNDDISAQASLNHSAHAPNYNTLLYQSNYTNYNWQNNFNNIEAQQLAFQVKLKNWAKVTLDFSTINDHVYFKQDTATMQVRPYQNNNTINYLRLKFENEIKFGKFALANTIMYQNVKDDNNVLNMPEFNTRNTFYFSSHVFQKALYMQTGVTLNYFTEYYMDAYSPLLAEFYTQTDTKYGGFPRLDFFLNAKIRQTRIYFKAEHFNSAFTGYNYYSAPNYPYRDFIIRFGVVWNFFL; the protein is encoded by the coding sequence ATGATTTGTAATAATTTTGTAAAGATGAAAGAAGTCTTTTTATTTATCTTTTTATTGTCCGTTATACCAAGTCTTCAAGCGCAAGACAAAGAAGTTAGTAAGCCAGAACAACGGGGTGCAACAGTAAACCAAGATTCGTTAAAACGTTCTTCTAAAGAAAAAGATACGCTTAAAGTAGCAAGTGCCTTAAAAAGAATCACAGGAATTGACGAGGCTACCAACAAAGGGGCTAAAATTCAAGATTATCTTATCATTTCGCATGAAAAGGATACTACCTATGTAGATACTTCGCTCACCATTCAAAAAGATTATAAGTTCAACTATTTAAGGAAAGATAATTTTGGGCTTATTCCATTCTCCAATTTAGGGCAAACGTACAGTAGTTTAACCCGAGATTTTGAGAGTAGCGCACTGATGCCGAAATTTGGTGCACGCGCAAGACATTTCAATTATAAAGAAATAGAAGATACTTACTATTACCGTGTGCCAACACCTTTAACAGAACTGTTTTTTAAAACCGCATTTGAGCAGGGGCAATTGGTCGAGTCGTTTTTTACGGTAAATACCTCGCCAAGGTTCAATTTTTCCATAGCCTACAAAGGGTTGCGTTCCTTGGGGAAGTATCAGCATATATTAACCAGTACGGGTAACTTTAGCTTCACCTCAAATTATCAGTCCAGAAACGGGCGTTATAATGCGCAGGGCCATATTGTAACACAAGATTTAATGAATCAGGAAAATGGTGGATTGGCCGATGGTAGTGTTGAGCCGTTTGAAACTGGCGAACCCGAGTTTTTAGACCGTTCCATTTTAGATGTTAATTTTGAGAATGCCGAAAGCATGCTCAGGGGCAAGCGCTTTTATTTAAACCATAGTTATAATCTTTTTAACTATCGGGGAGAAATAGGAAATACACAGCCTATGGCGGATTCGTTGAATGATTCCATCCAAGTGCTAAAGCCCAGAAGAAAATTCGCAGCAAAGAACAAGCTCGATTTGCGGCATGTTATTTCATTTGAAGACAAATACTTTCAGTTCGATCAAACCACGGCGGCAACTGGCTTTTTCGGGGAGTCATTTAATGCACGAAATCTAAAGGAACGTGCCACCCTCGAAAGTTTTTACAACAAACTGCAGTTGGAATATTACAATCACATATTGGGCGATTTTCAATTTAACATCAGTAGTAGCAACTATAATTACGGGTATAACAGGTTGGTTTTACTCGATGGCCAGTTAATTACCAACCGATTGAAGGGCGATGTGTTTTCCGCAGGCGGAAAATACCAAAAACAATATAAGGGATTTAACCTACAGGGCGAGCTCGGGGTTAATGTATCGGGCGATTTTGAGGGCAACTTCTTTAAGGCGGCGGCCAGTTTTAAACTCAACGACGACATTTCGGCACAGGCCTCACTGAACCACAGTGCGCATGCACCCAATTACAACACATTATTATATCAAAGTAATTACACCAATTACAATTGGCAGAACAATTTTAATAACATAGAAGCCCAACAGCTGGCGTTTCAGGTAAAATTGAAGAATTGGGCTAAAGTCACTTTAGACTTTTCTACCATCAACGACCACGTATATTTCAAACAAGACACTGCGACCATGCAGGTACGGCCGTATCAAAACAACAATACCATAAATTATTTAAGGCTGAAGTTCGAAAACGAAATCAAGTTCGGCAAGTTTGCGCTGGCGAATACCATAATGTATCAAAACGTAAAAGACGATAATAACGTGTTAAACATGCCGGAGTTTAATACCAGAAATACGTTTTACTTTTCAAGTCATGTATTTCAAAAGGCACTATATATGCAAACCGGGGTAACCCTAAATTACTTTACAGAGTATTATATGGATGCATACAGTCCTTTGCTGGCAGAATTTTACACACAAACCGATACCAAATATGGTGGTTTTCCGAGATTGGACTTTTTCTTGAATGCAAAAATCCGTCAAACACGTATCTATTTTAAAGCCGAACACTTCAATTCAGCCTTTACCGGCTACAATTATTATTCGGCACCCAACTATCCGTATCGCGATTTCATCATTCGCTTCGGTGTGGTTTGGAACTTCTTCTTATAA